One window of Vibrio sinaloensis genomic DNA carries:
- a CDS encoding assimilatory sulfite reductase (NADPH) flavoprotein subunit, with the protein MSLNKNVSSQGNTPQELPSIAAPLNDQQLSNLQQTVTELSPQQLAWVSGYFWGLSQTQTASAAAPLSQAVAAVAAKPAGKLTIIYASQTGNAKSVAESLEQEAQAQGISAQLFDASDYKGKNLAKETHVIIVASTNGEGEAPDNAIELHEFLQSKKAPKLPNLQYGVIGLGDSSYEFFCQTGKDFDSFLAKLGATSFIDRVDCDVDYEEPAKAWRDQALETVKQALASGSEAEVVQLPVGQAATPSAYNKQNPYTATLLTSQKITGRDSGKDVRHIEIDLEGSGLTYQPGDALGVWYENSSQLANAILGKVGLSGVESVDVEGESLSIHSALVSKFEITAANPQLVSKFAELSGSKKLLKLVEDKDKLREYATSTQIVDVLGEKKTQLTAEQLVSLLRRLTPRLYSIASSQAEVDEEVHLTVGLVEYDKGEEKRYGGASSFLAQRLEEGGEVKVFVEHNNNFKLPQDDSTPVIMIGPGTGIAPFRSFIQERDNREAEGKNWLFFGDRTFTQDFLYQVEWQKYLKSGVLNRLDVAFSRDQGEKVYVQHRILENAEQVWQWIQEGAYIYVCGDATRMAKDVHDALVIVAEQQGQMPRDDAEQFINDLRKAKRYQRDVY; encoded by the coding sequence ATGTCTTTAAACAAGAACGTGTCCTCTCAAGGAAACACGCCACAAGAATTACCATCTATCGCTGCTCCACTCAACGATCAGCAGTTGAGTAATTTACAGCAGACGGTGACCGAACTGTCTCCCCAGCAGTTAGCTTGGGTCAGTGGTTACTTTTGGGGACTATCACAAACACAAACAGCGTCAGCAGCAGCGCCACTTAGTCAGGCAGTTGCGGCGGTCGCAGCCAAACCAGCTGGAAAGCTGACGATCATTTACGCTTCGCAAACGGGTAATGCGAAAAGTGTGGCTGAATCTCTGGAGCAAGAAGCTCAGGCTCAAGGCATTAGTGCTCAATTGTTCGATGCTAGTGACTACAAAGGGAAAAACTTAGCCAAAGAAACCCACGTGATCATTGTTGCGTCGACCAACGGCGAAGGTGAAGCACCAGATAATGCGATTGAGTTGCATGAGTTTCTTCAGTCTAAGAAGGCTCCCAAGCTACCGAACCTCCAGTATGGTGTGATTGGTCTTGGCGATTCCAGCTATGAGTTCTTCTGTCAAACAGGTAAAGACTTCGATAGTTTCCTCGCTAAGCTCGGTGCGACGTCATTTATCGATCGCGTCGACTGTGATGTCGACTACGAAGAGCCAGCCAAGGCGTGGCGCGACCAAGCGTTAGAGACAGTCAAGCAAGCACTTGCATCAGGCTCAGAAGCAGAAGTGGTGCAACTTCCCGTTGGTCAGGCCGCGACGCCATCTGCTTACAACAAGCAAAACCCTTACACCGCGACACTTTTGACGAGTCAAAAAATCACCGGACGTGACTCAGGTAAAGATGTCCGTCATATCGAAATCGACTTGGAAGGCTCTGGTTTAACCTATCAACCGGGTGATGCGCTGGGTGTCTGGTATGAAAACAGCTCACAGTTGGCCAATGCCATTCTCGGTAAAGTCGGTCTGTCTGGCGTTGAAAGTGTCGACGTAGAGGGTGAAAGTCTCTCTATTCACAGTGCACTAGTGAGCAAGTTTGAAATCACCGCTGCTAACCCTCAGTTGGTGAGCAAGTTTGCCGAGCTGTCTGGTAGCAAGAAACTGCTTAAGCTGGTTGAAGACAAAGATAAGTTAAGAGAATACGCAACGAGTACGCAAATCGTGGATGTCTTGGGTGAGAAAAAGACCCAACTCACTGCAGAACAGCTGGTCTCTTTGTTACGACGCCTAACCCCTCGTCTCTATTCAATTGCTTCTAGCCAAGCGGAAGTGGATGAAGAAGTGCATCTAACAGTAGGTCTGGTTGAATACGATAAAGGTGAAGAAAAGCGCTACGGTGGCGCATCAAGCTTCCTCGCTCAGCGCCTAGAGGAAGGTGGTGAAGTGAAAGTGTTCGTTGAGCACAACAATAACTTCAAACTGCCACAAGATGATAGCACTCCAGTGATCATGATTGGCCCTGGTACGGGTATTGCCCCATTCCGCAGCTTCATTCAAGAGCGTGATAACCGAGAGGCCGAGGGTAAGAACTGGTTGTTCTTTGGTGACCGTACCTTTACGCAAGATTTCCTCTACCAAGTAGAGTGGCAGAAGTACCTTAAGTCAGGTGTGCTAAACCGCTTAGATGTGGCATTTAGTCGTGACCAAGGCGAAAAAGTGTATGTGCAGCACCGAATCCTGGAAAACGCTGAACAAGTTTGGCAGTGGATACAAGAGGGTGCCTACATCTATGTGTGTGGTGATGCGACTCGTATGGCGAAAGA
- the pspG gene encoding envelope stress response protein PspG → MFELIFILVFVATLLVTGVTVVTVMAGIAFSLVVMLLLGMLSAALKLIPWLIVIAIGIWFFKNHVAQPR, encoded by the coding sequence ATGTTTGAATTGATCTTTATATTGGTGTTTGTCGCGACCTTGTTAGTGACAGGGGTCACTGTGGTGACTGTGATGGCGGGTATCGCATTCTCGTTGGTGGTGATGCTACTGCTAGGCATGTTAAGTGCCGCGTTGAAGCTGATTCCTTGGCTGATTGTGATTGCGATAGGGATTTGGTTTTTCAAAAATCACGTTGCCCAGCCACGATAA
- the dusA gene encoding tRNA dihydrouridine(20/20a) synthase DusA: MQRFSIAPMLDWTDRHCRYFHRLLTSETLLYTEMVTTGAIIHGKGDFLAYNQEEHPVALQLGGSNPQDLAKCAKLAAERGYDEINLNVGCPSDRVQNGRFGACLMAEPQLVADCVAAMRDVVDVPVTVKTRIGIDDQDSYQFLTDFVSIVSEKGGCEQFTIHARKAWLSGLSPKENREIPPLDYPRAYQLKQDFPDLVIAVNGGVKTLEETKQHLQHLDGVMVGREAYQNPYILAEVDQQIFGLDKPIKKRTEVVEQMFPYIEQQLTNGAYLGHITRHMLGLFQNMPGARQWRRYISENAHKPGAGIEVVQAALAKIPQELNV, from the coding sequence ATGCAGCGCTTTTCCATTGCACCCATGCTCGATTGGACCGACCGTCATTGTCGATACTTTCATCGCTTGTTAACCAGCGAAACGCTGCTCTATACCGAAATGGTCACTACAGGCGCGATCATTCATGGTAAAGGTGACTTTCTAGCGTACAACCAGGAGGAGCACCCGGTCGCATTGCAGCTCGGTGGCTCAAACCCGCAAGACTTAGCTAAGTGCGCCAAGCTGGCGGCAGAGCGTGGTTATGATGAAATTAACTTAAACGTTGGTTGCCCGTCTGATCGTGTTCAGAACGGTCGCTTTGGTGCGTGTTTGATGGCAGAGCCTCAACTGGTGGCCGATTGCGTTGCGGCGATGCGTGATGTAGTTGATGTACCAGTCACAGTAAAAACGCGCATTGGTATTGATGATCAGGATTCGTATCAGTTCCTGACGGACTTTGTTTCGATCGTCTCAGAGAAAGGTGGCTGTGAGCAGTTCACAATTCACGCGCGTAAAGCCTGGTTATCTGGTCTTAGCCCAAAAGAAAACCGTGAAATTCCGCCATTAGATTACCCGCGTGCGTACCAATTAAAGCAAGACTTTCCTGATCTTGTGATTGCGGTAAATGGTGGAGTAAAAACCTTGGAAGAGACAAAGCAGCACTTGCAGCACCTTGACGGCGTGATGGTTGGCCGCGAGGCGTACCAAAATCCTTATATTTTAGCTGAAGTCGATCAACAGATTTTTGGTTTGGATAAGCCTATCAAAAAGCGTACTGAGGTTGTTGAACAAATGTTCCCGTACATTGAGCAGCAACTAACGAATGGTGCCTATTTGGGCCACATTACACGTCATATGTTGGGGCTGTTTCAAAATATGCCGGGTGCGCGCCAATGGCGTCGGTATATTAGTGAAAACGCGCATAAACCGGGTGCGGGTATTGAAGTTGTTCAAGCTGCATTGGCTAAAATTCCTCAAGAATTGAATGTGTGA
- the zur gene encoding zinc uptake transcriptional repressor Zur, translating into MVTVTSLDQQLVKQIEEICTARGVRLTSQRKRVFELICASPKASSAYELLEELKLSEPQAKPPTVYRALDFLLEQGFIHRVESTNSYIQCCSCNAHKHHSHLLICDKCGNVIELQDDSLVALLTDNAQAYGFTITNHVIESHGICQSCLADNVK; encoded by the coding sequence ATGGTAACGGTGACAAGTTTGGATCAGCAGTTAGTAAAACAAATTGAAGAGATATGCACTGCCCGTGGCGTTAGGTTAACGTCACAGCGTAAAAGAGTATTCGAACTCATCTGCGCCAGCCCAAAAGCGTCAAGTGCATATGAACTGTTGGAAGAGCTCAAACTGAGTGAACCTCAAGCAAAACCGCCCACCGTTTATCGCGCTTTGGACTTTTTGCTTGAGCAAGGCTTCATCCATCGAGTTGAGTCGACCAATAGTTACATCCAATGTTGTTCGTGCAATGCACATAAGCATCACTCTCATTTGCTGATTTGTGATAAGTGCGGCAACGTTATTGAACTGCAAGATGATAGTTTGGTAGCCTTGTTGACAGACAATGCTCAAGCTTATGGCTTTACCATTACGAATCATGTAATTGAATCACATGGCATTTGTCAGTCCTGTTTGGCCGACAATGTGAAATAA
- a CDS encoding chemotaxis protein CheX, which translates to MRAEFVNPFLASLMNVLKTMASLELKPQKPRVKKDEIARGDVSGLIGMVGPKSRGSMSITFDESLALEIMQNMLGERPNGLNDEVTDMVGEITNMVTGGAKRILAESGFDFDMATPVVVSGKGHTIRHKCEGSIIIMPFSSQWGNAFIEICFE; encoded by the coding sequence ATGCGCGCTGAATTTGTAAACCCGTTTTTAGCTTCATTGATGAATGTCTTGAAAACGATGGCTTCACTGGAACTGAAGCCACAGAAACCTCGTGTCAAGAAAGATGAAATTGCACGTGGTGACGTATCAGGTTTAATAGGGATGGTCGGCCCAAAGAGTCGTGGCTCTATGTCTATTACATTTGATGAAAGCCTTGCTCTCGAGATCATGCAAAATATGCTCGGAGAGCGTCCAAACGGCTTGAATGACGAAGTCACCGATATGGTTGGTGAAATCACCAACATGGTCACTGGTGGCGCGAAACGCATCCTCGCAGAGAGTGGGTTTGATTTTGATATGGCAACGCCTGTTGTCGTTTCAGGCAAAGGTCATACTATCCGCCATAAGTGTGAAGGCTCAATTATCATCATGCCGTTCTCATCACAGTGGGGCAATGCCTTCATCGAAATTTGCTTTGAGTAA
- the cysC gene encoding adenylyl-sulfate kinase: MTTETANKDENIVWHQHAIDKSFRARLKQQKPVVLWFTGLSGAGKSTIAGALETRLAQLGHHTYLLDGDNVRHGLCRDLGFSEQDRRENIRRIGELAKLMADAGLIVLSAFISPHRAERQLVREMLPEAEFLEVFVNTSLDVCEQRDPKGLYKKARAGEIANFTGIDSEYQAPLNPEINLLAGEKSIEALVDDCLQVLRARDIIS; encoded by the coding sequence ATGACTACGGAAACGGCAAACAAAGATGAAAATATTGTCTGGCACCAGCACGCGATCGATAAATCATTTCGTGCTCGCTTAAAGCAGCAAAAGCCAGTTGTGCTTTGGTTTACTGGACTGTCAGGGGCCGGTAAATCGACGATTGCCGGGGCTTTAGAGACGCGTCTGGCCCAGTTAGGTCATCATACCTACTTGCTTGATGGCGATAATGTTCGTCATGGATTATGCCGGGATTTAGGTTTTTCTGAGCAAGACCGTCGAGAAAACATTCGACGTATTGGCGAGTTAGCCAAGCTGATGGCGGATGCTGGCTTGATTGTCCTCTCCGCATTTATCTCGCCTCATCGTGCTGAGCGACAACTGGTGCGAGAAATGCTGCCAGAAGCGGAGTTTCTCGAGGTATTTGTCAATACCTCACTTGATGTGTGTGAGCAACGTGATCCTAAAGGTTTATACAAGAAAGCCAGAGCCGGAGAGATCGCCAATTTCACTGGGATTGACTCTGAGTACCAAGCGCCGCTAAACCCAGAAATCAACTTGTTGGCTGGTGAGAAATCGATTGAAGCGCTGGTGGATGATTGTCTGCAAGTGCTCCGCGCACGAGACATCATTAGCTAA
- a CDS encoding SLC13 family permease, protein MWQQGFVLAMLLAIITCLLTTRIKPSFIFAGAAFVAFIAGMIELGDVATNFTNSSLLTLVLLILASAALEKTRLISWVSRSLSTGCLAVVVAKMGLSTALLSSFTNNTAVVVSLIGAIKRNQQHAPSRLLIPLSYAAIFGGTLTLIGTSTNLIINSFVEDAGLPSLNFFAPTMIGLSVLVGGLLILIPISYLLPNYDDHSQEDLPYFLEARVEPGSPLVGRSISENNLRALRKLFLAEVVRDGHSLPSVDPEFVLQARDRLLFCGDIESVATLQEIQGLTLFGQHHLNGQGFVEVVVSSSASFCNKTLKSSHFRDRFDAVVVAIRRGHERLQGGLGNITLNAGDTLVLVPGKRFEQERQAHRKEFVLVNDLDSSARLDSRKSTLVLLGFAAVIGLALAGVFPLIKGLSLFLIAALLCGVIQLGELRRRFPVDIVVIVGSALSIAQLMLSSGLSASLGQMFIEGFNGWGVFGALVATYLLTLILTELVTNNAAAALAFPLGYSMALGYGVDPMPFIMAVLFGASASFISPYGYQTNLLVYSVGNYTITDYVRVGIPISIVYSALVLTLIPLFFPF, encoded by the coding sequence ATGTGGCAACAAGGTTTTGTGTTAGCGATGTTATTGGCGATTATCACCTGCCTACTCACAACACGAATTAAGCCAAGTTTCATCTTTGCGGGGGCGGCGTTTGTCGCGTTTATAGCCGGGATGATTGAGCTTGGCGATGTTGCCACTAACTTTACTAACTCGTCACTGCTTACTCTGGTGTTGCTGATCTTGGCCTCGGCAGCACTAGAGAAAACCCGTTTAATCAGCTGGGTAAGCCGTTCTTTGTCTACCGGCTGTTTAGCGGTAGTGGTGGCCAAGATGGGGCTCTCTACTGCATTGCTCTCTTCGTTCACCAATAACACCGCGGTGGTGGTGTCGCTGATTGGCGCGATCAAACGCAATCAGCAACATGCACCATCACGTTTGTTGATCCCACTCTCTTATGCGGCGATCTTTGGTGGCACCCTAACTTTGATCGGCACCTCGACTAACTTGATCATCAACAGCTTTGTTGAAGATGCAGGACTGCCCAGTTTGAACTTTTTTGCGCCAACCATGATCGGCCTATCTGTGCTTGTTGGTGGACTGTTGATCCTGATCCCGATCAGTTACCTGCTGCCAAATTACGATGATCACAGTCAGGAAGATTTACCCTATTTTCTTGAGGCGCGTGTCGAGCCAGGCTCTCCTTTGGTCGGTCGTAGTATCAGTGAAAACAATTTGCGGGCTCTGCGTAAGTTGTTTCTCGCTGAAGTGGTGCGAGATGGTCACTCTTTGCCTTCAGTTGATCCTGAGTTTGTGTTGCAGGCGCGTGACAGATTGCTGTTTTGTGGAGATATCGAGAGCGTCGCAACACTGCAAGAGATCCAGGGCCTTACTCTGTTTGGGCAACACCATCTCAATGGCCAAGGTTTTGTTGAAGTCGTGGTCAGCTCCTCGGCAAGCTTTTGTAATAAGACCCTCAAGTCGAGCCATTTCCGAGATCGTTTTGATGCGGTAGTGGTCGCTATACGCCGCGGTCACGAACGACTTCAAGGCGGACTTGGTAACATCACGTTGAATGCCGGGGATACTTTAGTACTGGTTCCGGGTAAGCGCTTTGAGCAAGAGCGTCAAGCTCATCGAAAAGAGTTTGTGTTGGTTAATGATCTCGACTCAAGCGCACGTCTCGACAGTCGCAAATCCACCTTAGTGTTACTCGGTTTTGCCGCAGTCATTGGCTTAGCTTTAGCGGGTGTGTTCCCTCTTATTAAAGGGCTATCGCTGTTTTTGATTGCTGCACTGCTGTGTGGCGTGATCCAGCTTGGGGAGCTACGCCGACGTTTTCCTGTCGATATCGTGGTGATTGTTGGTTCGGCGCTATCGATTGCTCAATTGATGTTGTCGTCTGGGCTATCGGCAAGCCTTGGGCAAATGTTTATCGAAGGCTTTAACGGTTGGGGCGTATTTGGCGCTTTGGTTGCGACCTATTTGTTGACGCTGATTTTGACCGAACTGGTTACCAACAACGCTGCCGCGGCGTTGGCCTTTCCTCTCGGTTACAGCATGGCGCTTGGCTATGGTGTTGATCCTATGCCGTTTATTATGGCGGTTCTATTTGGTGCCAGCGCCAGTTTTATTTCACCCTATGGCTATCAAACCAACCTATTGGTTTATAGCGTAGGTAATTACACAATTACTGATTATGTTCGAGTGGGTATACCGATCTCCATTGTTTACTCTGCGTTGGTACTGACGCTAATCCCACTTTTCTTTCCGTTTTAA
- the cysN gene encoding sulfate adenylyltransferase subunit CysN → MNSAVEAQLDELGIEGYLKQHQYKSLLRFLTCGSVDDGKSTLIGRLLHDSKQIYEDQLAAVHNDSQRVGTTGERPDLALLVDGLQAEREQGITIDVAYRYFSTQKRKFIIADTPGHEQYTRNMATGASTCDLAVILIDARKGVLDQTRRHSFISNLLGIKHFVVAVNKMDLVDYSQQRFEQIRDEYLEFSKNLHGEIDIQIIPLSALEGDNVVEPSEKLGWFDGAPLLELLENVDVDHEKEIGEFRFPVQYVNRPNLDFRGFAGTIASGSIKVGDSVKALPSGKTSKVARIVTFDGDIEQAQAGLAVTLTLQDEIDISRGDLIVLDNAQVESTNHLLADVVWMTEQPLQPGREYDIKIAGKKTVGRVEAIRHQYDINHLSTHSAVELPLNGIGLCEWTLTESVAVDAYLSCQDTGGFIIIDRLSNVTVGAGLVRESLSQVEQKATDISAFELELNALVRKHFPHWEAKDISRLLK, encoded by the coding sequence GCGCAGTTGAAGCTCAACTCGACGAGCTTGGTATCGAAGGATACCTGAAACAGCACCAGTACAAGTCACTACTTAGATTCCTAACCTGTGGCTCGGTAGACGACGGCAAAAGTACTCTGATTGGCCGTTTGCTCCATGATTCGAAGCAAATATATGAAGATCAATTGGCCGCGGTACACAACGACAGTCAGCGCGTCGGTACCACGGGCGAGCGTCCCGACTTGGCTCTATTGGTCGATGGCCTGCAAGCTGAGCGCGAGCAGGGGATTACCATTGATGTCGCTTACCGTTACTTCTCGACTCAGAAACGTAAGTTCATTATCGCCGATACGCCGGGGCATGAGCAGTACACACGTAATATGGCTACGGGCGCCTCGACCTGTGATCTGGCAGTGATCTTGATTGATGCTCGCAAAGGCGTTTTGGATCAAACTCGACGTCATTCGTTTATCTCAAATCTATTGGGGATCAAACACTTTGTCGTAGCAGTGAATAAAATGGATCTTGTCGATTATTCACAGCAACGTTTTGAGCAGATCCGCGACGAATATTTAGAGTTCTCGAAAAACCTTCATGGTGAAATCGATATTCAGATCATTCCGTTATCGGCGCTAGAGGGTGATAACGTGGTCGAGCCAAGTGAGAAGTTAGGTTGGTTTGATGGCGCGCCTTTGCTTGAATTGTTGGAAAACGTGGACGTTGACCACGAGAAGGAGATTGGTGAGTTCCGTTTCCCGGTGCAGTACGTGAATCGACCGAACCTCGACTTCCGCGGTTTTGCCGGCACGATTGCTTCTGGCTCGATAAAAGTCGGCGACTCGGTCAAGGCGTTGCCTTCGGGTAAGACATCGAAAGTTGCACGTATTGTCACTTTTGACGGTGATATTGAACAAGCGCAAGCAGGCTTGGCGGTGACCTTAACTCTGCAAGATGAAATTGATATTAGCCGCGGTGATCTGATTGTGCTCGACAACGCTCAAGTCGAGTCGACGAACCACCTGCTAGCCGATGTGGTTTGGATGACCGAGCAACCTTTGCAACCGGGCCGCGAGTACGACATCAAGATCGCCGGCAAGAAGACCGTAGGTCGAGTGGAAGCGATTCGTCATCAATATGATATTAACCATCTGTCGACTCACTCTGCGGTTGAGCTGCCATTGAATGGTATTGGCTTATGTGAGTGGACGCTTACCGAGTCGGTGGCCGTGGACGCTTACTTATCATGCCAAGACACGGGTGGTTTCATCATCATTGACCGTTTGAGCAATGTTACCGTCGGTGCGGGTTTGGTGCGTGAGAGCTTGTCGCAAGTGGAGCAAAAAGCCACGGATATCTCAGCGTTTGAACTTGAGCTTAATGCACTGGTTCGCAAGCACTTCCCGCACTGGGAAGCGAAAGATATCAGCCGACTACTCAAATAG